GCCTCAAAGCCGAGAATGCAACACCGGCCCCGCGCACCGACGACACGGAGTTCCTGCGCCGCGCCTACCTCGATCTCACCGGGCGCACCCCGGCCCCGCACGACGTTCACGAGTTCCTCGCGGACCAAGACCCGGACAAGCGCGCGAAGCTGATCGACGACCTGCTCGATAGCCCGCGGTACGCCACGCACTTCGCGGCGGTGTGGCGCGCGGCGCTGCTCCCGGAAGTGGCGGCCGACGCACAAGCCCGGGTGTTCCAACCCGGATTCGAGGGCTGGCTGCGGCTCAAGTTCCGCGCCAATACGCCCTACGACAAGTTCGTCCGCGAGCTGCTCACCGCGCCCATCTCGGCCGACCCGAGCGCGCCGGAGGCCGTCCTCCGCGACCCGACCAAGCCGAACGCGCTGGCGTTCTTCGCCGTGAAGGACGCGCGGCCGGAGAACCTGGCGGCCGCCACGGCGCGCGTGTTCTTGGGTGTGCAGATCGAGTGCGCCCAGTGCCACGATCACCCGTTCGGTCGCTGGGAGCGCGACCAGTTCTGGCAAACGGCCGCGTTCTTCGCCGGCGTCGAGCGCCAGGGCGACGACGTGTTCGCCCCCGTCTCCGACGCCCGCCGACGCGAGATCACCATCCCGAACACCAAGCGGACGCTGTACGCCACCTTTCTGGACGGGAACGCACCGAAGTGGGCCGGCGACACGAACCCGCGCGTGGTGCTCGCCGATTGGGTGACGGCGAAGGGTAACCCGTTCTTCGCGAAGGCGACCGCCAACCGGATTTGGGGGCACCTGTTCGGGCGCGGGATCGTGGACCCGGTAGACGACTTCAGCGAGGCCAACAAGCCGTCGCACCCCGAACTGCTCGACGATCTCGCGAGCGCACTGGGCGCCGCCGACTTCGACCTGAAGTTCCTGATCCGGGCCGCGTGCCGCACGAAAGCGTACCAGCGGACCAGCGCGAAGACGCACGCCTCTCAGGACGACCCGCGCCTTTTCGCGCGGATGGCCGTAAAGGGCATGACCGGCGAGCAACTCTTCGACAGCCTCGCGCTCGCGACCGGCCACCGCGAGGGCGGTCGGGACACGGCCCGCGACCGCTTCCTTACGCAGTTCGCGCTGCGCGGGGCCGCGACCGA
The Gemmata palustris DNA segment above includes these coding regions:
- a CDS encoding DUF1549 and DUF1553 domain-containing protein — encoded protein: MRSFFALGFTLLVVGSAAGAPPEPAKLAARIDAHVDARLKAENATPAPRTDDTEFLRRAYLDLTGRTPAPHDVHEFLADQDPDKRAKLIDDLLDSPRYATHFAAVWRAALLPEVAADAQARVFQPGFEGWLRLKFRANTPYDKFVRELLTAPISADPSAPEAVLRDPTKPNALAFFAVKDARPENLAAATARVFLGVQIECAQCHDHPFGRWERDQFWQTAAFFAGVERQGDDVFAPVSDARRREITIPNTKRTLYATFLDGNAPKWAGDTNPRVVLADWVTAKGNPFFAKATANRIWGHLFGRGIVDPVDDFSEANKPSHPELLDDLASALGAADFDLKFLIRAACRTKAYQRTSAKTHASQDDPRLFARMAVKGMTGEQLFDSLALATGHREGGRDTARDRFLTQFALRGAATEPETSITQALALMNGRFLNLVTSAEGGPTLVAVRETPGMTTPDRINALYLASLGRKPTAKELDRMTKFVAAGGTDRQAERLSDVFWVLLNSAEFRLNH